Below is a window of Syntrophomonas wolfei subsp. wolfei str. Goettingen G311 DNA.
AAGGTTTAGAAGCACATCGCTGTCCTATCCCGGCCGGATGCAGCAGTCCATGCAAGAGCATCGTGATATAGTGGAAGCCATCCAATCCCGGGATATTCAGTTGTCAAGGCAATTAGCCCAGGAACACATTGAGAACGCTGAACAGAGCATGATTGATAGTATTAAAAAAAATGGTTTGCCCTGGGCTTAATTATGGAGGTGCCTGCATGCAATATGATGCGGTGATACTTGCCGGTGGTGTTAACAGCAGCGAGCTGAAGAAGATTGCTCCCTATGATAACGAGGCCTTGATAATAATAGGCAAGTATCCCATGATCTACTATGTTTATAATGCTTTGCGCCAGTCTTCCCAGGTGAGGAATATAGTCATCAGCGGACCCACCGAAGCCCTGCGCAATATTTTTGCCCGTGAGGAAAAGCTGTTTTTTGTGGAGGGAGGGAAAAACGCGGTGGAAAGCCTGGCCTGTGCAGTAAAGCTTTTACGGGAGAAGGGTACTACCGAGCGTTTGCTGGTTCTCCCCACGGATATTCCCTTTATTACTACCACGGCCATAGATGATTTTGCTAATCAGTGCCAAAATTACGAAGCGGATTTCTTCTATGCTATAACCTCCAGGGAGGTAAATGAGTTGAAATTCCCCGGCGTGATGCGTACTTATGTAAAACTAAAGGATGGAGTGTTTACTGGAGGAAATCTCTTTATCTTACGCAGCGAGATTATTGACCAGGTTTTGGAAAAGGCCTCACAGATTGTGGAAAGAAGAAAAAATCCTCTAGCTATAGCCAGTTTATTTGGTTTTGGATTAATGTGGCGTTATTTGACCAGACGCCTCTCCATTGCAGCAGCTGAAAAAAGGTTCTTTAAGGTATTGGGAATAAAGGGGAAAGCCATTATTTCCCCGTATGCTGAGGTTGGAGTAGATGTGGATAAACCCAGCGATCTGGAGATTGCCCAAAAATACCTGTTAGATCTTACTCTATAAATCACTTTTATAGGTAACAAAACCCGGTTCTTAAGCATTAATTAAGATTAGGGTGTAGTTGTGACTTACTTTTTTACTTGGCAAACAGGATAAGCGGGGCTTATG
It encodes the following:
- a CDS encoding nucleotidyltransferase family protein, whose amino-acid sequence is MQYDAVILAGGVNSSELKKIAPYDNEALIIIGKYPMIYYVYNALRQSSQVRNIVISGPTEALRNIFAREEKLFFVEGGKNAVESLACAVKLLREKGTTERLLVLPTDIPFITTTAIDDFANQCQNYEADFFYAITSREVNELKFPGVMRTYVKLKDGVFTGGNLFILRSEIIDQVLEKASQIVERRKNPLAIASLFGFGLMWRYLTRRLSIAAAEKRFFKVLGIKGKAIISPYAEVGVDVDKPSDLEIAQKYLLDLTL